The Allocatelliglobosispora scoriae genome contains a region encoding:
- a CDS encoding carbohydrate ABC transporter permease produces the protein MRHRRAPFILGFLILPVVIYAWYVLVPLVQTIFYSFTDWGGFSQDAPDVVGLDNYVELVGDSLVQKAFWHNVFFLVTIPLFTLGLALFLAFLLNVGGRGGKVGIRGVWGSGFYKVVFFIPQVLSVILVAIMWQGIYRGDGDGLLNSLLAKLGLIDDPLAFHQDPTTILGVPQNLFWLLLISVWGSVGFYMVLFSAAMTSIPKDIYEAALLDGASRFASFFKVTLPLLRETISTGWIYLGIAAFDMYGLIVTMTPGPGGPDDSTQVLASVFNFHLNRTGRFGYGCAIAVSMMIIAVLLSMAQMRLTRREKIEY, from the coding sequence ATGCGGCATCGCAGAGCGCCCTTCATCCTGGGCTTCCTCATCCTGCCCGTCGTTATTTACGCCTGGTATGTGCTGGTGCCACTGGTTCAGACGATCTTCTACTCGTTCACGGACTGGGGCGGCTTCTCCCAGGACGCCCCGGACGTGGTCGGGCTGGACAACTACGTCGAGCTGGTCGGCGACAGCCTGGTCCAGAAGGCCTTCTGGCACAACGTCTTCTTCCTCGTGACGATCCCGCTCTTCACGCTGGGGCTCGCACTCTTCCTCGCGTTCCTGCTGAACGTGGGCGGACGGGGCGGCAAGGTCGGCATCCGCGGCGTCTGGGGCTCGGGGTTCTACAAGGTCGTCTTCTTCATCCCGCAGGTCCTCTCGGTCATCCTCGTCGCCATCATGTGGCAGGGCATCTACCGCGGTGACGGCGACGGCCTGCTCAACAGCCTGCTGGCGAAGCTCGGGCTCATCGACGACCCGCTCGCGTTCCACCAGGACCCGACGACGATCCTCGGTGTGCCGCAGAACCTGTTCTGGCTGCTGCTGATCTCGGTCTGGGGCAGCGTCGGCTTCTACATGGTGCTCTTCTCCGCCGCGATGACCTCGATCCCGAAGGACATCTACGAGGCCGCGCTGCTCGACGGCGCGAGCCGGTTCGCCTCCTTCTTCAAGGTCACCCTGCCGCTGCTGCGGGAGACGATCTCGACCGGCTGGATCTACCTCGGCATCGCCGCGTTCGACATGTACGGCCTGATCGTCACGATGACGCCCGGCCCCGGTGGTCCGGACGACTCGACGCAGGTTCTGGCGAGCGTCTTCAACTTCCACCTGAACCGCACCGGCCGGTTCGGCTACGGATGCGCGATCGCGGTCTCGATGATGATCATCGCTGTGCTGCTGTCCATGGCGCAGATGCGGCTCACCCGTCGCGAGAAGATCGAGTACTAG
- a CDS encoding metal-dependent hydrolase: MMGRSHALSGAAVWLAGSWVGDQFLDYHQSPLYLALGTAVCAGGALLPDLDLSGKVTTGQGGATVAHTFGRVSMFVAEVVEKISVGIYTATRLQHDPKRDNGHRTFTHTLPFTVLMGWGATYLCTQFGKWAVLSILFFTIGLAVRGIFESWAKKAGWLITTAVSAAAAWYAFVNLDAGHGYPLLGFALGVGCFVHLMGDIITSAGVPILWPIPTGIKQVQMWRMIGVPNAISVEVGGKVEKFVLQGAFTIVSIASGIALIGNAVLRKFDIEL, translated from the coding sequence ATGATGGGTCGTTCGCACGCGCTGTCAGGCGCGGCGGTGTGGTTGGCGGGATCCTGGGTCGGGGACCAGTTCCTCGATTACCACCAGTCCCCGCTCTACCTGGCGCTGGGCACCGCAGTCTGCGCCGGCGGCGCGCTCCTGCCCGACCTCGACCTCTCCGGCAAGGTCACCACCGGCCAGGGCGGCGCGACGGTGGCGCACACCTTCGGCCGCGTCTCGATGTTCGTCGCCGAGGTGGTCGAGAAGATCTCGGTCGGCATCTACACCGCGACCCGGCTCCAGCACGACCCCAAGCGCGACAACGGGCACCGCACCTTCACCCACACGCTGCCCTTCACGGTGCTGATGGGCTGGGGCGCGACCTATCTCTGCACGCAGTTCGGCAAGTGGGCGGTGCTCTCGATCCTGTTCTTCACGATCGGTCTCGCCGTCCGCGGCATCTTCGAGAGCTGGGCCAAGAAGGCCGGCTGGCTCATCACCACCGCCGTCTCCGCCGCCGCCGCGTGGTACGCCTTCGTCAACCTCGACGCCGGCCACGGCTATCCGCTCCTGGGATTCGCCCTCGGTGTCGGCTGTTTCGTCCACCTGATGGGCGACATCATCACCAGCGCCGGCGTACCGATCCTCTGGCCGATCCCCACCGGCATCAAGCAGGTCCAGATGTGGCGCATGATCGGCGTACCCAACGCGATCTCGGTCGAGGTCGGCGGCAAGGTCGAGAAGTTCGTGCTCCAGGGGGCATTCACCATCGTCTCCATCGCCTCCGGGATAGCGCTGATCGGCAATGCGGTGCTGCGGAAATTCGACATCGAGCTCTAG
- a CDS encoding carbohydrate ABC transporter permease, translated as MSTVTDTHHASGSRTPAKPAKAKREGAFFSGFSHLFLAAWALLVLYPLSWVVISAFKSDSAILKNPLSLIPDGLHFDNFSRAWTNGKFASLFFNTIVVLGGGVTLTMLLGSMAAYVLARYKFPGNRLIYYTFLVGLTVPIYVAAIPLFKLTDQVGKVFPPLGLNSHAMLILVYVGWSLSFTVFFMHSFFNTLPNSVAEAAMVDGASHTRLFFQVMLPMAKPGLVSIAIFNIIGQWNQWYLPVLLMNPADFAAEKHQVLAQGMLDLAVNQGYKSDWSGMFAGLTMAMVPVLVVYIAFQRQVQAGLTGGISK; from the coding sequence ATGAGCACAGTCACCGACACCCATCACGCGTCCGGTTCTCGTACCCCGGCCAAGCCCGCCAAGGCGAAGCGCGAAGGCGCCTTCTTCAGCGGCTTCTCGCACCTCTTCCTCGCCGCCTGGGCGCTGCTGGTGCTCTACCCGCTGTCGTGGGTGGTCATCTCGGCGTTCAAGTCGGACTCGGCGATCCTCAAGAACCCGCTCTCGCTGATCCCGGACGGCCTGCACTTCGACAACTTCTCGCGGGCCTGGACCAACGGCAAGTTCGCGTCGCTGTTCTTCAACACCATCGTGGTGCTGGGCGGCGGCGTGACGCTGACGATGCTGCTGGGCTCGATGGCCGCCTACGTACTGGCGCGCTACAAGTTCCCCGGCAACCGGCTGATCTACTACACCTTCCTCGTGGGCCTGACGGTGCCGATCTACGTCGCCGCCATCCCGTTGTTCAAGCTCACCGACCAGGTCGGCAAGGTGTTCCCGCCGCTCGGTCTGAACTCGCACGCCATGCTGATCCTGGTCTATGTCGGCTGGTCGCTGTCGTTCACCGTCTTCTTCATGCACTCGTTCTTCAACACGCTGCCGAACTCGGTGGCGGAAGCGGCGATGGTCGACGGCGCGAGCCACACCCGGCTCTTCTTCCAGGTGATGCTGCCGATGGCGAAGCCGGGCCTGGTCAGCATCGCGATCTTCAACATCATCGGCCAGTGGAACCAGTGGTACCTCCCGGTCCTGCTGATGAACCCGGCCGACTTCGCCGCCGAGAAGCACCAGGTGCTGGCGCAGGGCATGCTCGACCTCGCGGTCAACCAGGGCTACAAGTCGGACTGGTCCGGCATGTTCGCCGGTCTGACCATGGCGATGGTCCCGGTGCTCGTCGTCTACATCGCCTTCCAGCGGCAGGTGCAGGCCGGCCTCACCGGCGGCATCTCCAAGTAG
- a CDS encoding anthranilate synthase family protein, with protein MHLTTILSGHSPFALLRREGRDHVDLLTGDVTSVSRLADIPMRKGMRTLAVVPHRQIAERGFAVIEDSAELLCLTSHDLREVPVADVVAALPNEPFDLTDLGFDVDDETYERIVARVLRDEIGRGEGSNFVIHRTRRARVAEPLTAALTALRHLLSQERGAYWTFLVHTGEYTFVGASPERHVSVDDGLTLMNPISGTYRHPAGGADRDGLLRFLADPKEVNELAMVLDEELKMMAVVAEGGGQVVGPYLKEMSHLAHTEYLLAGRSTLDVREVLRETMFAPTVTGSPIENACRVIARHEQRGRRYYGGVLALLDHDDIGGQRLDAPILIRTAEFAADGTVRVPVGATLVRDSTPAGEVAETHAKAAGVLAALGMRPAAARPASPTRLADDPAVIAALAARNDRLSPFWLTARAPVVNAPFAGRSALIVDAEDTFTGMLAHLLKALGMEVDRVHALDALARLDDYDLVVAGPGPGDPADVGEPRIVALREVVRHRLGTGALLAVCLGHQVLAAELGISLHRREVPLQGTPMEIDLFGESRRVGYYSTFTAVSDVDRHGDSELARDAVTGFVHAMRGPGYAGVQFHPESVLTEHGPELLTALIDHCLHSRESADCVSVADLAQ; from the coding sequence ATGCACCTCACCACGATCCTGTCGGGTCACAGCCCGTTCGCGCTGCTCCGACGGGAGGGGCGCGACCACGTCGACCTCCTCACCGGCGACGTGACATCGGTGTCGCGCCTCGCCGACATCCCGATGCGGAAGGGCATGCGAACGCTCGCGGTGGTGCCGCACCGCCAGATCGCCGAGCGCGGCTTCGCCGTCATCGAGGACAGCGCCGAACTGCTCTGCCTGACCAGCCACGACCTGCGCGAGGTGCCGGTCGCCGACGTGGTCGCCGCCCTGCCGAACGAGCCCTTCGACCTCACCGACCTCGGGTTCGACGTCGACGACGAGACCTACGAGCGGATCGTGGCCCGGGTGCTGCGCGACGAGATCGGCCGGGGCGAGGGGTCCAACTTCGTCATCCACCGCACCCGGCGGGCCCGCGTCGCCGAGCCGCTCACCGCCGCGCTGACGGCGTTGCGGCACCTGCTCTCGCAGGAGCGGGGCGCCTACTGGACGTTCCTGGTCCACACGGGCGAGTACACGTTCGTGGGGGCGAGTCCCGAACGCCACGTCAGCGTCGACGACGGGTTGACCCTGATGAATCCCATCTCGGGTACCTACCGCCATCCGGCCGGCGGCGCCGATCGCGACGGGCTGCTCCGCTTCCTCGCCGACCCCAAGGAGGTCAACGAGCTGGCGATGGTGCTCGACGAGGAGCTGAAGATGATGGCGGTGGTCGCCGAGGGCGGCGGCCAGGTCGTCGGGCCCTACCTCAAGGAGATGTCGCACCTCGCCCACACCGAGTATCTGCTGGCTGGACGCTCCACCCTGGACGTACGCGAGGTGCTGCGGGAGACGATGTTCGCACCGACCGTCACCGGCAGCCCGATCGAGAACGCCTGCCGCGTCATCGCCCGGCACGAGCAGCGGGGACGCCGCTACTACGGCGGCGTGCTGGCCCTGCTCGACCACGACGACATCGGCGGGCAGCGGCTCGACGCGCCGATCCTCATCCGCACCGCCGAGTTCGCCGCCGACGGCACGGTCCGGGTGCCCGTCGGCGCGACCCTGGTCCGCGACTCCACCCCGGCCGGCGAGGTGGCGGAGACGCATGCGAAGGCGGCCGGCGTACTCGCCGCGTTGGGCATGCGGCCCGCGGCGGCGCGACCCGCCTCCCCCACCCGGCTCGCCGACGACCCAGCGGTGATCGCGGCCCTGGCCGCGCGCAACGACCGGCTCTCGCCCTTCTGGCTGACGGCGCGGGCGCCCGTGGTCAACGCGCCGTTCGCGGGACGCTCGGCGCTGATCGTCGACGCCGAGGACACCTTCACCGGCATGCTCGCCCACCTGCTCAAAGCGCTCGGCATGGAGGTCGACCGGGTGCACGCGCTCGACGCGCTCGCCCGCCTGGACGACTATGACCTGGTCGTCGCGGGTCCCGGGCCCGGTGACCCGGCCGACGTCGGCGAGCCGCGGATCGTGGCGCTGCGCGAGGTCGTCCGCCACCGCCTGGGCACGGGCGCACTGCTCGCGGTCTGCCTCGGCCACCAGGTGCTCGCCGCCGAGCTGGGGATCTCCCTGCACCGGCGGGAGGTTCCACTGCAGGGCACCCCGATGGAGATCGATCTGTTCGGAGAGTCCCGGCGGGTCGGCTACTACTCCACCTTCACCGCCGTCTCCGATGTGGACCGCCACGGCGACTCGGAACTCGCTCGAGACGCGGTGACGGGTTTCGTACACGCGATGCGCGGACCGGGCTATGCGGGGGTCCAATTTCACCCGGAATCGGTACTCACCGAACACGGCCCCGAGCTGCTCACGGCACTCATTGATCACTGTCTCCACAGTAGAGAATCGGCCGATTGCGTATCGGTCGCCGATTTGGCACAGTGA
- a CDS encoding sugar isomerase domain-containing protein, with amino-acid sequence MISAAAYAERLRPLLDSVACQSEALDQAADLIAEALRGDGVLQAFGAGHSEVVAMELTGRAGGLVPVNRLSVRDVAIHGDAPLSALADPKLERDPSIAHQIYALAAPSPSDVFVVASQSGIHGSVVELALLVKERGHSLIAITSVEHTTRVAASHPSGLRLSEIADVVLDNGAPYGDALLPLQGGGLVCAASTVTSALLAQLLTAEIVRRFQAVGEVPPVYLSASVPGGDAYNHTLESRYAGRLRRTA; translated from the coding sequence ATGATCTCCGCCGCCGCCTACGCCGAGAGGCTGCGCCCGCTGCTCGACTCCGTCGCCTGCCAGTCCGAGGCGCTCGACCAGGCAGCCGACCTCATCGCCGAGGCCCTGCGCGGCGACGGCGTGCTGCAGGCCTTCGGCGCAGGCCACTCCGAGGTCGTCGCCATGGAACTCACCGGACGGGCCGGCGGCCTGGTCCCGGTCAACCGGCTCTCGGTGCGCGACGTGGCGATCCACGGCGACGCTCCGCTCTCCGCGCTCGCCGATCCCAAGCTTGAGCGCGATCCCTCCATCGCACACCAGATCTACGCACTGGCGGCCCCGAGCCCCAGCGACGTGTTCGTGGTGGCGTCACAGTCCGGCATCCACGGCTCGGTAGTCGAGCTGGCGTTGCTGGTGAAAGAGCGCGGTCACTCGTTGATCGCGATCACATCGGTGGAGCACACGACCCGGGTGGCCGCCAGCCACCCATCCGGTCTGCGCCTCTCCGAGATCGCCGACGTGGTCCTGGACAACGGGGCTCCGTACGGCGACGCACTGCTGCCGCTGCAAGGCGGCGGCTTGGTCTGTGCGGCCTCAACGGTCACGAGTGCGCTGCTGGCGCAGTTGCTGACCGCGGAGATCGTGCGACGGTTCCAAGCCGTCGGTGAGGTTCCACCCGTGTACCTCTCCGCCAGCGTCCCCGGTGGGGACGCATATAACCACACCCTCGAGTCGCGTTACGCCGGGCGACTCCGGCGTACCGCCTGA
- a CDS encoding MurR/RpiR family transcriptional regulator: protein MGVVPAPREASHLTIAEIDHSDSVLARVRLQLPEFTGALQRVAEQVLADPAGAARATIVELAERSGTSPATITRFCRALGFEGYADLRLGIAGETGRAARAGWSVDIGREIQPTDPLDRVLNQIMAADTLAMRDTAARMDFAAVARAADAVASAGRVDIYGASGSALVGEELQFSLHRIGVPTWAWTDIHNGLASASLLGKGDVALGVSHSGQTRETIEMIAEAGSHGATTIALTSFPRSPLADVADIVLLTATQATTFRPDALSARHPQLVVLDLLYIAVAQRTHERSHAAFQRTARAVEAHRIKEVAE from the coding sequence TTGGGTGTCGTCCCTGCGCCCCGGGAAGCCAGCCACCTGACCATCGCCGAGATCGACCACAGCGACAGCGTGCTCGCCCGGGTGCGGCTCCAGCTCCCCGAGTTCACCGGTGCCCTGCAGCGCGTCGCCGAGCAGGTCCTCGCCGACCCCGCCGGTGCCGCCCGGGCCACCATCGTCGAGCTCGCCGAGCGCAGCGGTACGTCGCCGGCCACGATCACCCGCTTCTGCCGGGCTCTGGGCTTCGAGGGCTACGCCGACCTGCGCCTGGGCATCGCCGGGGAGACCGGCCGGGCCGCCCGCGCCGGGTGGTCCGTCGACATCGGCCGGGAGATCCAGCCGACCGACCCGCTGGACCGCGTGCTCAACCAGATCATGGCCGCCGACACGCTCGCCATGCGCGACACCGCCGCCCGGATGGACTTCGCCGCCGTGGCGCGGGCCGCCGACGCGGTCGCCTCCGCCGGCCGGGTCGACATCTACGGCGCCTCCGGCAGCGCCCTGGTCGGCGAGGAGCTGCAGTTCTCGCTGCACCGCATCGGCGTACCCACCTGGGCCTGGACCGATATCCACAACGGCCTGGCCAGCGCCTCCCTGCTGGGCAAGGGCGACGTCGCGCTGGGTGTCTCGCACTCGGGCCAGACGCGCGAGACGATCGAGATGATCGCCGAGGCCGGCAGCCACGGCGCGACGACGATCGCGCTCACCAGCTTCCCGCGCTCGCCGCTCGCCGATGTCGCCGACATCGTGCTGCTCACCGCGACGCAGGCCACGACCTTCCGGCCGGACGCGCTCTCGGCCCGGCACCCGCAGCTCGTCGTGCTGGACCTGCTCTACATCGCGGTCGCCCAGCGGACCCACGAGCGCTCGCACGCCGCCTTCCAGCGCACGGCCCGCGCCGTCGAGGCGCACCGGATCAAGGAGGTGGCCGAATGA
- a CDS encoding bifunctional 3'-5' exonuclease/DNA polymerase, which yields MLIAVADGALCELAPDGTPAGPVRPVTEFAAEVRAHPDARWVLASTETLYPELLRAGVRLARCHDLELTEALLLGHEGRWGEPRSVAAAHARLAGAPVPPDPPARQADAPGDAQATLFAEQAPSVGIHEVIAVHAEQLRRMAAAEQPGRFRLLVAAESASGLVAVEMGEVGLPWHAATHDELLTGLLGERPAAGGPPRKLVALTEQITSLLGAPGLHPDSPAEVRRALRRIGIDVPNTRAWTLRKIEHPVIPVLIEYKELYRIWTTHAWGWRSQWVRDGRFHPAYIPGGVVSGRWATRGGGALQIPAVLRGAVRAEPGWRLVVADAGQLEPRILAAVSRDPGLCKAAGSGDLYEALAKESFKDRASAKLALLGAMYGQTGGSAAPALAVLRGRYPLAWEVVEEAARQGEYGGLVRSWLGRTCPPTSAHFDFGAGEGGEGAKPDASARARGRFTRNFVIQATAAEWAATLLALVRQELWDIPAELVFFQHDEVIVHCPEEFAERVAQVVTAAAVRTGRVLFGDATVHFPLQARIVESYAEAK from the coding sequence GTGTTGATCGCGGTGGCCGACGGTGCGCTCTGCGAGCTGGCGCCCGACGGCACGCCGGCCGGGCCGGTGCGTCCCGTGACGGAGTTCGCCGCGGAGGTCAGAGCACATCCCGACGCGCGCTGGGTGCTCGCGTCCACCGAGACCCTCTATCCCGAGCTGCTCCGTGCCGGTGTCCGGCTGGCCCGCTGCCACGACCTGGAGCTCACCGAGGCACTTCTGCTGGGCCACGAGGGCCGCTGGGGCGAGCCGCGGTCCGTCGCCGCCGCACACGCCCGCCTGGCGGGAGCACCGGTGCCACCCGACCCGCCCGCCCGGCAGGCCGACGCACCCGGCGACGCGCAGGCCACCCTCTTCGCGGAGCAGGCGCCGTCGGTCGGCATCCACGAGGTGATCGCGGTCCACGCCGAGCAGCTTCGCCGGATGGCGGCGGCCGAGCAGCCGGGGCGCTTCCGGTTGCTGGTGGCGGCGGAGTCGGCGAGCGGGCTGGTCGCGGTGGAGATGGGCGAGGTGGGCCTGCCGTGGCACGCGGCGACCCATGATGAGCTGCTGACGGGGCTGCTCGGCGAGCGCCCGGCCGCCGGTGGGCCGCCGCGGAAGCTGGTGGCGCTGACCGAGCAGATCACCTCGCTGCTGGGCGCACCGGGGCTGCACCCGGATTCACCGGCCGAGGTGCGCCGGGCGCTGCGCCGGATCGGCATCGACGTGCCCAACACCCGGGCCTGGACACTGCGCAAGATCGAGCATCCGGTCATCCCGGTCCTCATTGAATACAAGGAGCTCTATCGGATCTGGACCACGCACGCGTGGGGGTGGCGATCGCAGTGGGTGCGCGACGGGCGGTTTCACCCGGCGTACATCCCGGGGGGTGTGGTTTCGGGTCGTTGGGCGACCCGGGGCGGCGGTGCGCTGCAGATCCCGGCCGTGTTGCGCGGCGCCGTGCGGGCGGAGCCCGGCTGGCGGCTGGTCGTCGCCGACGCGGGGCAGCTGGAGCCGCGCATCCTCGCGGCGGTCTCGCGGGATCCGGGGCTGTGCAAGGCGGCAGGGTCGGGCGACCTCTATGAGGCGCTGGCGAAGGAGTCGTTCAAGGATCGGGCTTCGGCGAAGCTGGCGCTGCTCGGCGCGATGTACGGGCAGACCGGCGGCTCCGCGGCGCCTGCCCTGGCGGTGCTGCGGGGGCGTTACCCGCTCGCCTGGGAGGTGGTGGAGGAGGCGGCCCGACAGGGGGAGTACGGCGGATTGGTGCGGTCCTGGCTGGGGCGGACCTGCCCGCCGACCTCGGCGCACTTCGACTTCGGAGCGGGTGAGGGCGGCGAGGGGGCGAAACCGGACGCGAGTGCGCGGGCGCGGGGGCGGTTCACCCGCAACTTCGTCATCCAGGCGACGGCGGCGGAGTGGGCGGCGACGCTGCTCGCCCTGGTGCGCCAGGAGCTTTGGGACATCCCGGCCGAGCTCGTCTTCTTCCAGCACGACGAGGTGATCGTGCACTGCCCGGAGGAGTTCGCCGAGCGGGTCGCGCAGGTGGTGACGGCTGCCGCCGTGCGGACGGGCCGGGTGCTCTTCGGCGACGCGACGGTGCACTTCCCGCTGCAGGCGCGGATCGTGGAGTCCTATGCGGAGGCCAAATAG
- the ngcE gene encoding N-acetylglucosamine/diacetylchitobiose ABC transporter substrate-binding protein, with protein sequence MSTTPDLNRRSVLRRAAAVGLLATPAASLLAACAGGTDDKDADKGATSADNPFGVKEGSTVNVVVFNGGLGDEYPKFDKTLFNAKHPKVTVNLSSTQKIKTEQQPKFATTPADLINNSGADNMANDALIKDGALADLEDLLAAGSWEDAAVKVKDTLLPGTVTDGTQQGKFYILNYAFTVFGVWYNQALFDKNGWTVPKTFDEFFTLSDKIKAAGIAPFTFAGFYPYYGRWAINAWIWLAGGEQAFIDIDNLKEGAWKTPEVTAALQAVEKLASKTGGYTLKGSETLTHTQSQQAFLDGKAAFLPVGTWLENEMKATIPADFKLKIAPFWSVSGSDKAPYGSVQAGAGEGWIVPAKAPNKEGGKEFLRAMLSKEGAGKFASLTASLASRAGSGDAVTDKPSLESANAVMKAAPGKLISWKYDGWYASYDKASQAGIGEFLAGRITAAQFADRMEAAAKAVVKEIADGKAVKQTRTAA encoded by the coding sequence ATGTCCACTACCCCCGACCTCAACCGTCGTAGCGTTCTGCGCCGTGCGGCGGCCGTAGGCCTGCTCGCCACTCCGGCCGCTAGCCTCCTCGCCGCGTGTGCAGGTGGCACCGACGACAAGGACGCCGACAAGGGTGCGACCAGCGCCGACAACCCGTTCGGCGTCAAGGAGGGCTCGACCGTCAACGTCGTCGTTTTCAACGGCGGCCTCGGCGACGAGTACCCGAAGTTCGACAAGACCCTGTTCAACGCCAAGCACCCGAAGGTCACGGTCAACCTGAGCTCGACTCAGAAGATCAAGACCGAGCAGCAGCCGAAGTTCGCCACCACCCCGGCCGACCTGATCAACAACTCGGGTGCCGACAACATGGCGAACGACGCCCTCATCAAGGACGGCGCGCTCGCCGACCTCGAGGACCTGCTCGCCGCCGGTAGCTGGGAAGACGCTGCGGTCAAGGTCAAGGACACCCTGCTCCCGGGCACCGTCACCGACGGCACCCAGCAGGGCAAGTTCTACATCCTGAACTACGCGTTCACCGTCTTCGGTGTCTGGTACAACCAGGCTCTGTTCGACAAGAACGGCTGGACCGTGCCGAAGACCTTCGACGAGTTCTTCACGCTGTCCGACAAGATCAAGGCGGCCGGCATCGCGCCGTTCACCTTCGCGGGCTTCTACCCGTACTACGGCCGTTGGGCGATCAACGCGTGGATCTGGCTCGCCGGTGGCGAGCAGGCGTTCATCGACATCGACAACCTGAAGGAAGGCGCCTGGAAGACCCCCGAGGTCACCGCCGCCCTGCAGGCCGTCGAGAAGCTCGCCAGCAAGACCGGCGGCTACACCCTCAAGGGTTCCGAGACGCTGACCCACACGCAGTCGCAGCAGGCGTTCCTCGACGGCAAGGCCGCCTTCCTCCCGGTCGGCACCTGGCTCGAGAACGAGATGAAGGCGACCATCCCGGCCGACTTCAAGCTGAAGATCGCCCCCTTCTGGAGCGTCTCCGGCTCCGACAAGGCCCCCTACGGCTCGGTTCAGGCCGGTGCCGGCGAGGGCTGGATCGTTCCGGCCAAGGCCCCCAACAAGGAGGGTGGCAAGGAGTTCCTGCGCGCCATGCTCTCCAAGGAGGGTGCTGGCAAGTTCGCTAGCCTGACCGCGTCGCTCGCGTCGCGCGCCGGCTCCGGTGACGCCGTCACCGACAAGCCGTCGCTCGAGTCGGCCAACGCCGTCATGAAGGCCGCGCCCGGCAAGCTGATCAGCTGGAAGTACGACGGCTGGTACGCGAGCTACGACAAGGCCAGCCAGGCCGGCATCGGCGAGTTCCTCGCCGGCCGCATCACGGCCGCGCAGTTCGCGGACCGGATGGAGGCCGCGGCCAAGGCCGTCGTCAAGGAGATCGCTGACGGCAAGGCCGTCAAGCAGACCCGTACGGCTGCCTGA
- a CDS encoding ATP-binding protein, which yields MWGRLRSRRQIPVADHPETTSDHAAAVARSTVNDIVLNLARRSQTLVERQLRLLDELERDEKDPDRMAALFRLEHLAARMRRTNENLLVLAGGAGRRRTRQAVPLAALVLAAVAEIEQYQRVRAEVEDGLDVVGYAAADLVHLIAELLDNAANFSPPVNPVRVVGRRVRSGAELIITDEGIGFEHDAMAEANAMLAAPPSVDAAVTERMGLVVVGHLAARHGALVRISRASPGTSVTITLLDRLLANGATPPVQPRPSVAENPINETTVRLPLRVPMANLPTSEPQGVGKASSEPTAVPVLTRLYNGLRGSGGGSDTVRLGL from the coding sequence ATGTGGGGACGACTGCGCAGCCGACGGCAGATCCCCGTCGCCGACCATCCCGAGACCACGTCCGACCATGCCGCCGCCGTTGCGCGCAGCACCGTCAACGACATCGTGCTCAATCTCGCCCGGCGCAGCCAGACCCTCGTCGAGCGGCAGCTCCGCCTCCTCGACGAGCTCGAGCGCGACGAGAAGGATCCGGATCGGATGGCAGCCCTCTTCCGCCTGGAGCACCTGGCGGCGCGGATGCGGCGTACCAACGAGAATCTGCTGGTCCTGGCTGGTGGCGCGGGTCGCCGACGGACCCGGCAGGCGGTGCCGCTCGCGGCCCTGGTCCTCGCCGCGGTCGCCGAGATCGAGCAGTACCAGCGGGTTCGCGCCGAGGTCGAGGACGGCCTGGACGTCGTCGGCTACGCCGCGGCGGACCTGGTGCACCTCATCGCGGAGCTGCTCGACAACGCCGCCAACTTCTCGCCGCCGGTCAACCCGGTGCGCGTGGTCGGTCGCCGGGTCCGCAGCGGCGCCGAGCTGATCATCACCGATGAGGGGATCGGCTTCGAGCACGACGCGATGGCCGAGGCCAACGCGATGCTCGCCGCGCCGCCGTCGGTCGACGCCGCCGTCACCGAGCGGATGGGCCTCGTGGTCGTGGGGCACCTCGCCGCCCGCCACGGTGCGCTGGTCCGGATCAGCCGGGCGAGCCCCGGCACCTCGGTCACGATCACGCTGCTCGACCGGCTGCTCGCCAACGGCGCGACTCCGCCGGTGCAGCCGCGCCCCTCCGTCGCGGAGAACCCGATCAACGAGACGACGGTGCGCCTGCCGCTGCGCGTGCCGATGGCCAACCTGCCGACCTCCGAGCCGCAGGGAGTGGGAAAGGCCAGCTCGGAGCCGACCGCCGTCCCCGTGCTGACCAGGCTCTACAATGGACTAAGAGGGTCCGGCGGCGGCAGCGACACGGTCCGACTAGGTTTATAA